The Mixophyes fleayi isolate aMixFle1 chromosome 1, aMixFle1.hap1, whole genome shotgun sequence genome includes a region encoding these proteins:
- the METTL18 gene encoding histidine protein methyltransferase 1 homolog has product MSFQFNFSIEETDSNATECELSRESQFVSSDLINKGQSSQTSTLELEDREVQTTKANEVKESGPLTSFDISNILNSDKTSNDCLSEQKTLCCKPAIEHTIPQDVSRMLENKIIESSSGLQFVNVSVVEMTLSNSDMYSENIVSKTVTSNSDLISGVYEGGMKIWECTFDLIRYFEDEDVIFRGKRVLDLGCGAGLLGIVALKRKAKEVHFQDYNSTVIEEITIPNALVNCDSVDFNENVEEKPSGKRYKKSEMKAGLLSNCRFFSGDWLHFRKLMQNEMSPIQYDIILTSETIYNPTYYSALHDIFQHLLANNGIVYLASKSHYFGVGGGVHLFETFIKEGKLFHINTLNIHDDGLQRMLLSLSFKDQL; this is encoded by the coding sequence ATGTCTTTTCAATTTAATTTCAGTATAGAAGAGACGGACAGCAATGCTACTGAATGTGAATTAAGCAGAGAATCGCAATTTGTATCCTCAGACCTCATCAACAAAGGACAGAGTTCTCAGACCAGTACATTGGAATTAGAAGACAGAGAAGTACAAACAACGAAGGCAAATGAAGTTAAGGAATCAGGACCCCTGACATCATTTGATATAAGCAACATATTAAATAGTGACAAAACAAGCAATGATTGTTTGTCTGAACAGAAAACACTTTGCTGTAAACCAGCCATTGAACACACAATCCCACAAGATGTCTCTAGAAtgctagaaaataaaataattgagaGTAGTTCAggtctgcagtttgtaaatgtTTCTGTTGTAGAAATGACATTATCCAACTCAGATATGTATAGTGAGAACATAGTAAGCAAAACGGTTACTTCTAACTCTGATCTGATTTCTGGTGTCTATGAAGGCGGAATGAAAATTTGGGAGTGCACTTTTGATCTTATTAGATATTTTGAGGATGAGGATGTCATTTTTAGAGGGAAAAGAGTTTTGGATCTTGGCTGCGGAGCTGGTTTGCTAGGAATCGTTGCTCTAAAGAGAAAAGCCAAAGAAGTGCATTTTCAAGACTACAACAGCACTGTAATAGAAGAGATAACCATACCCAATGCATTGGTGAACTGCGACAGtgttgattttaatgaaaatgttgaAGAAAAACCAAGTGGAAAAAGGTATAAAAAGTCAGAAATGAAGGCTGGACTCTTATCCAACTGTCGCTTCTTCTCTGGGGACTGGTTACACTTTAGGAAGTTAATGCAAAATGAAATGTCTCCTATACAATATGATATTATTCTTACATCGGAGACTATCTATAATCCGACTTATTACAGTGCACTGCATGATATTTTTCAACATTTATTGGCTAACAATGGGATTGTGTATCTGGCTAGCAAGTCCCATTACTTTGGTGTAGGAGGAGGTGTCCATCTGTTTGAGACATTTATTAAAGAAGGCAAATTGTTTCACATTAACACACTTAACATCCATGATGATGGACTTCAAAGAATGCTGCTCAGTTTGTCTTTTAAAGACCAGTTATAA